A stretch of the Archangium violaceum genome encodes the following:
- a CDS encoding TIGR02265 family protein — translation MNHSTGDGAGGSWPIGSEEDLRQRLALATPEDTTRGLFINGVLEAVRQLGGEPAVQHCLAQSQEKRFMDLFNYPFSRMLQVSYAGARHLSGEARSFDEVMRQMGYVSARSFTTSRMGALMLRTIFSDPRRLVDTLPVAHRMNTSSGECTVRWVGFNKALVRITRQFLPAAYTEGSLQGSFEAARVRGLTVHVHSTSLLDHEYELSWD, via the coding sequence GTGAATCATTCAACGGGGGATGGAGCAGGCGGCTCCTGGCCAATCGGCTCCGAGGAGGATCTGCGACAACGGCTGGCACTGGCGACGCCAGAGGACACCACGCGCGGACTCTTCATCAACGGCGTGCTCGAGGCCGTGCGGCAACTGGGGGGCGAGCCCGCGGTCCAGCACTGCCTGGCCCAGAGCCAGGAGAAGCGGTTCATGGACCTCTTCAACTACCCCTTCAGCAGGATGCTGCAGGTGTCCTACGCCGGGGCGAGGCACCTGAGTGGCGAAGCCCGGAGCTTCGACGAGGTCATGCGGCAGATGGGCTACGTGTCGGCGAGGAGCTTCACCACGTCCCGGATGGGAGCCCTCATGCTGCGAACCATCTTCTCGGATCCCCGGCGGCTGGTCGACACGCTGCCAGTGGCCCACCGGATGAACACGAGCTCGGGGGAGTGCACGGTCCGCTGGGTGGGATTCAACAAGGCCCTCGTGCGCATCACCCGCCAGTTCCTCCCCGCCGCGTACACGGAGGGCTCCCTGCAGGGCTCGTTCGAAGCCGCCCGGGTGCGGGGGCTGACGGTGCACGTCCACTCGACGTCATTGCTCGACCACGAATACGAGCTGTCCTGGGACTGA
- a CDS encoding DUF4350 domain-containing protein — protein MRNLRTAAFYGVLVALALALGLAVNQSPPPPTTLPSVDNPGPLGLRALYLYLQESGAPVSALRESFDGPGIPEDVRTVVVAAPTKRPVTEAEAEALRQWVSQGGTLVYLAPRDAKTRQRPLDDWLRLSEGPLPPPDSEGLPPEETDLSGTTVRVWVPVGAARGLERFRVSLDQGLTVERPEAVPLAGAHGAAVLWRMPEGRGEVYVAAGVDLAENRRLELLDNLRFWEALAARGPLAFDEYHHGVLPKQERPSARALWVFVAQGLVVGLLYTVSRGTRFGPPRPQVVEKHRSALEYVRSLGWLARRSKVERELVPELARQLRRRMHERLGIPLTLPEDEAARLLEQTCGLPAADYLAAREELLRTMEQREIRPSDYARLVRRHARIEDVITGRTPSPPTES, from the coding sequence ATGAGGAACCTTCGGACCGCGGCCTTCTATGGCGTACTGGTGGCGCTGGCGCTCGCGCTGGGACTCGCGGTGAACCAGTCACCGCCCCCTCCGACGACACTGCCCTCGGTGGACAACCCGGGGCCCCTGGGGCTCCGGGCGCTGTACCTGTACCTCCAGGAGTCGGGCGCGCCGGTGTCCGCGCTGCGGGAGTCCTTCGACGGGCCAGGGATTCCCGAGGACGTGCGGACGGTGGTGGTCGCCGCGCCCACGAAGCGGCCCGTGACGGAGGCCGAGGCCGAGGCGCTGCGCCAGTGGGTCTCCCAGGGAGGGACACTCGTCTACCTCGCACCGCGGGACGCGAAGACGCGGCAGCGGCCCCTGGATGACTGGCTGCGGCTCTCCGAGGGCCCGTTGCCGCCGCCGGACTCCGAGGGGCTGCCCCCCGAGGAGACGGATCTCTCCGGGACGACGGTGCGCGTCTGGGTGCCCGTGGGCGCGGCGCGAGGCCTGGAGCGATTCCGTGTGTCGCTGGACCAGGGCCTCACGGTGGAGCGACCGGAGGCGGTGCCGCTCGCGGGCGCGCATGGAGCGGCGGTGCTGTGGCGCATGCCCGAGGGCCGCGGCGAGGTGTACGTGGCGGCGGGCGTGGACCTGGCGGAGAACCGGCGGCTGGAGCTGCTGGACAACCTGCGCTTCTGGGAGGCGCTGGCGGCTCGTGGACCCCTCGCCTTCGACGAGTACCACCACGGCGTGCTCCCGAAGCAGGAGCGCCCATCGGCCCGGGCCCTGTGGGTGTTCGTGGCGCAGGGACTGGTGGTGGGACTGCTCTACACAGTGTCGCGTGGGACACGCTTCGGCCCTCCCCGGCCCCAGGTGGTGGAGAAACACCGCTCGGCGTTGGAGTACGTCCGCTCCCTGGGGTGGCTGGCGCGGCGCTCGAAGGTGGAGCGCGAGCTGGTGCCAGAGCTGGCACGCCAGTTGCGGCGGCGCATGCACGAGCGGCTGGGCATTCCCCTCACGCTGCCCGAGGACGAGGCGGCGCGGCTCCTGGAGCAGACCTGCGGACTGCCGGCGGCGGACTACCTGGCCGCGAGGGAGGAGCTGCTCCGCACGATGGAGCAGCGTGAGATCCGCCCCTCGGACTACGCGCGGCTGGTGCGCCGTCATGCCCGCATCGAGGACGTCATCACGGGTCGAACGCCCTCCCCGCCCACGGAATCGTAA
- a CDS encoding DUF4129 domain-containing protein: MISGLALLWLAALPCEDSARELQQLTEVAERAPEALDEELEALESRWEGLPLRSPDDQTPAERVETAAGRIQGACTRLEAERGSVTPLPRSDRARLQEILSRPEFAQARQRNGDVLQRFFRMLMAWLEELLQTREAQGFATSTRTVVLVLGVGVVLFAVLRLRHWKRGPARRGASVDTDTGPAGALRLDTPGEHLARARTALRAQPRDAIREGLLALLSSLEAKRLARPDRVKTNRELVGELPGRGASAQLTGEVERLVRWYDRAFYSLEPVPSEDAARFVDEVERLHQGLAGAAA, from the coding sequence GTGATATCCGGGCTCGCGCTGCTGTGGCTCGCGGCCCTGCCCTGTGAAGACTCCGCCCGGGAGCTCCAGCAGCTCACGGAGGTGGCCGAGCGCGCGCCGGAGGCCCTGGACGAGGAGCTGGAGGCGCTGGAGTCGCGTTGGGAAGGCCTGCCCCTGCGCTCGCCGGACGACCAGACCCCCGCGGAGCGCGTGGAGACGGCGGCCGGCCGCATCCAGGGCGCATGCACCCGGCTCGAGGCGGAGCGGGGCTCGGTGACTCCCCTCCCCCGCTCCGATCGGGCCCGGCTCCAGGAGATCCTCTCGAGGCCCGAGTTCGCCCAGGCGAGGCAGCGCAACGGTGACGTGCTCCAGCGGTTTTTTCGAATGCTGATGGCCTGGCTGGAGGAGCTGCTGCAGACGCGGGAGGCCCAGGGCTTCGCGACGAGCACGCGGACGGTGGTGCTGGTGCTGGGAGTCGGTGTGGTGCTCTTCGCGGTGCTGCGCCTGCGTCACTGGAAGCGGGGACCGGCGCGGCGGGGGGCGAGCGTGGACACGGACACGGGCCCGGCGGGAGCGCTGCGGCTCGACACCCCGGGTGAGCACCTGGCGCGGGCGAGGACGGCGTTGAGAGCCCAACCCCGGGATGCCATCCGGGAGGGGCTGCTGGCCCTGCTGTCCTCGCTGGAGGCGAAGCGGCTGGCGCGGCCGGACCGGGTGAAGACGAACCGCGAGCTGGTGGGCGAGCTGCCCGGGCGAGGCGCCTCCGCGCAGCTCACGGGAGAGGTGGAGCGGCTGGTGCGCTGGTACGACCGGGCCTTCTACTCGCTCGAGCCGGTGCCCTCCGAGGACGCCGCGCGCTTCGTGGACGAGGTGGAGCGGCTCCACCAGGGCCTGGCGGGAGCGGCGGCATGA
- a CDS encoding glycoside hydrolase family 3 protein, which produces MTTIPLRMTTPQALAEAPTPQRATAHPALWPQARSPEALTDAQTEARIESLLARLSLEEKVGQVIQADIGSIKAEDLRTYPLGSILAGGNSGPNNDDRAPAAEWLKLSRDFRAISLEERPGHTPIPVIFGVDAVHGNNNIPGATIFPHNIALGAMRDPELIRRIGEVTALESAVTGIDWTFGPTLAVPRDDRWGRTYEGYSEDPEVVASYAGPMTLGLQGELRPGQPLAQGHIAGSAKHFLADGGTSGGKDQGDAEISEEELVRIHAAGYPPAINAGILSVMASFSSWNGVKHTGNKTLLTDVLKGRLGFTGFVVGDWNAHGQLPGSTNENCPQALIAGLDMYMAPDSWKGLYHNTLAQVRAGEIPMERLDDAVRRILRAKFKAGLFNTERPLEGRLELLGAPEHRAVAREAVARSLVLLKNEGVLPIKSSARVLVAGDAADDIGKQCGGWTITWQGTGNTNSDFPNAHSIYAGIRDAVAAGGGTAELSVDGSFTKKPDVAIVVFGENPYAEFQGDIATVEYQPGNKTDLALLKKLKAQGIPVVSVFLSGRPLWVNPELNASDAFVAAWLPGTQGEGVADVLIGDANGKPRRDFTGRLSFSWPRKAMQTSVNRGDANYDPQFPYGYGLTYAQPARVEMLSEDPGPTVAATSTDLFFGSGKVAEPWSLVVSDTGGSSPALKSNGESPNRVVSVRVVDAGAQENGRTLTWSGTQQATVAITGPAVDLSRQTTGDMAVAIRYRLDRAPTAPVLLALTSGERPASLDITRLLTQGSATEFRMLKVKLSCFRDAGANMASVTSPLALTTSGALTLTVTDLRLATNDGDAVCP; this is translated from the coding sequence CGATATCGGTTCGATCAAGGCGGAAGATCTGCGGACCTATCCACTGGGCTCCATCCTCGCGGGCGGCAACTCCGGTCCGAACAACGACGATCGCGCCCCCGCGGCCGAGTGGCTGAAACTCTCTCGTGACTTCCGCGCGATATCGCTCGAGGAACGTCCGGGCCACACGCCCATCCCCGTCATCTTCGGCGTGGACGCCGTGCACGGGAACAACAACATCCCCGGTGCCACCATCTTTCCGCACAACATCGCCCTGGGCGCGATGCGCGATCCGGAGCTGATCCGTCGCATCGGCGAGGTCACCGCGCTGGAGAGCGCCGTCACCGGCATCGACTGGACCTTCGGACCCACGTTGGCCGTGCCTCGCGATGACCGCTGGGGCCGCACCTACGAGGGCTATTCCGAGGACCCCGAGGTGGTGGCGAGCTACGCGGGCCCGATGACGCTGGGGCTCCAGGGCGAGCTCCGTCCGGGTCAGCCGCTGGCGCAGGGCCATATCGCCGGCTCGGCCAAGCACTTCCTCGCCGACGGTGGCACCTCGGGCGGCAAGGATCAGGGCGACGCGGAGATCAGCGAGGAGGAGCTCGTCCGCATCCACGCCGCGGGCTATCCCCCGGCCATCAACGCCGGCATCCTGTCGGTGATGGCCTCCTTCTCCAGCTGGAACGGGGTCAAGCACACCGGCAACAAGACGCTGCTGACGGACGTGCTGAAGGGCCGGCTGGGCTTCACCGGCTTCGTCGTCGGTGACTGGAACGCCCACGGCCAGCTGCCCGGCAGCACCAACGAGAACTGCCCGCAGGCGCTCATCGCCGGGCTCGACATGTACATGGCCCCCGACAGCTGGAAGGGGCTGTACCACAACACGCTCGCCCAGGTGCGCGCCGGCGAGATCCCCATGGAGCGCCTGGATGATGCCGTGCGCCGCATCCTCCGCGCCAAGTTCAAGGCCGGGCTGTTCAACACGGAGCGCCCGCTGGAGGGCCGGCTCGAGCTGCTCGGCGCCCCCGAGCACCGGGCCGTCGCTCGCGAGGCCGTGGCCAGATCGCTCGTCCTGCTGAAGAACGAGGGCGTGCTGCCGATCAAGTCGTCCGCCCGCGTCCTCGTGGCGGGAGATGCCGCCGACGACATCGGCAAGCAGTGCGGAGGCTGGACCATCACCTGGCAGGGCACGGGCAACACGAACAGCGACTTCCCGAACGCGCATTCCATCTACGCCGGCATCCGCGACGCGGTGGCGGCCGGCGGCGGCACCGCCGAGTTGAGCGTGGACGGCTCGTTCACGAAGAAGCCCGATGTGGCCATCGTGGTCTTCGGAGAGAACCCCTACGCCGAGTTCCAGGGCGACATCGCCACGGTCGAGTACCAGCCGGGAAACAAGACCGACCTGGCCCTGCTCAAGAAGCTCAAGGCCCAGGGCATCCCCGTGGTGTCCGTGTTCCTGTCGGGACGGCCGCTGTGGGTGAACCCGGAGCTCAACGCCTCGGATGCATTCGTGGCCGCGTGGCTGCCCGGCACCCAGGGCGAGGGTGTGGCGGATGTCCTGATTGGCGACGCGAACGGCAAGCCCCGGCGCGACTTCACCGGCAGGCTGTCCTTCTCCTGGCCCAGGAAGGCCATGCAGACGTCGGTGAACCGGGGCGACGCGAACTACGACCCGCAGTTCCCCTACGGCTATGGCCTGACCTACGCCCAACCCGCCCGGGTGGAGATGCTGTCGGAGGATCCGGGACCGACGGTCGCCGCCACGAGCACGGATCTGTTCTTCGGCTCGGGCAAGGTGGCCGAGCCCTGGTCGCTGGTGGTGTCGGACACGGGCGGCTCGAGCCCCGCGCTGAAGAGCAACGGGGAGAGCCCCAACCGCGTGGTCTCGGTCCGGGTGGTCGACGCGGGAGCCCAGGAGAATGGCCGCACCCTGACCTGGTCGGGGACACAGCAGGCCACCGTGGCCATCACCGGTCCGGCCGTGGACCTCAGCCGTCAGACCACGGGTGACATGGCGGTCGCCATCCGTTACCGCCTGGACCGCGCGCCGACGGCACCGGTACTGCTGGCGCTGACGAGCGGCGAGCGTCCGGCCTCGCTCGACATCACGCGGCTGCTGACCCAGGGCTCGGCGACGGAGTTCCGCATGCTCAAGGTGAAGCTCAGCTGCTTCCGTGACGCGGGCGCGAACATGGCGTCGGTGACGTCTCCGCTCGCCCTGACGACTTCGGGGGCGCTGACCCTGACCGTCACCGACCTGCGCCTGGCCACCAACGACGGCGACGCGGTCTGCCCCTGA